The following proteins are encoded in a genomic region of Melopsittacus undulatus isolate bMelUnd1 chromosome 8, bMelUnd1.mat.Z, whole genome shotgun sequence:
- the MIEF2 gene encoding mitochondrial dynamics protein MID49 — MSDFLRQRSKRQEDNGLGSVLDVLLANARLVLGVTGAAVLAIATLAVKRLIDRATSPRDEGDPKAEQKTLEESWQDLALIKAAPKPPQKQRREDLSEPLLSPARPPAPEPRVCSAPLDPPRVEPIPRHCLTLQEKLLSHYSRLAVPQVEASLAPQLARSICTQLQRFLRSKCPELPFGNLFLSGALLDGLEALAADHIHIMLPVVLDTALWSLIPGEDTVVRNPQYWMIKRTDLEYFPRGCSPWDRFIVGRYLSSNVLNETLHKLLVASINWPAIGSLLGSIIHPVVASQELKVEVKHEQVELSITLYPVVEMEGKVLLAAPPQGLVENLWLESFYKAEVSKVKELDAGDAGARQHCLRILNGICKSHPSLHKLSGSPMTHIVLHLSATSSDWAEESLAERFQEVLEELVAYLEQGVLPSYFNPKINLFCELLEEEIDEMGFMLYRAIAEPELLLKEQ; from the exons ATGAGTGACTTCCTGCGCCAGCGGAGTAAGCGGCAGGAGGACAACGGGCTGGGCAGTGTCCTCGATGTGCTGTTGGCCAACGCCAGGCTGGTGCTGGGTGTCACCGGGGCAGCCGTGCTCGCCATAGCCACGCTGGCCGTGAAGAGG CTCATAGACCGAGCCACCAGCCCTCGCGATGAGGGCGATCCCAAAGCCGAGCAGAAGACCCTGGAGGAGAGCTGGCAGGACCTGGCCTTGATCAAAGCTGCACCAAAACCCCCCcagaagcagagaagggaagaccTCAGCGagcccctgctctccccagcccGGCCACCAGCACCAG AGCCCAGGGTCTGCTCTGCCCCTCTGGATCCTCCTCGGGTCGAACCCATCCCTCGGCACTGCCTCACGCTGCAGGAGAAGCTCCTCTCCCACTACAGCCGCTTGGCTGTACCGCAGGTGGAAGCATCCCTGGCCCCACAGCTGGCCAGGAGCATCTGCACCCAGCTCCAGAGGTTCCTGCGGAGCAAGTGCCCGGAGCTGCCCTTTGGGAACCTGTTCCTCAGCGGTGCCCTGCTCGATGGCCTCGAGGCTCTGGCAGCCGATCACATCCACATCATGCTGCCCGTGGTCCTGGACACCGCGCTCTGGAGCCTCATCCCAGGGGAGGACACTGTGGTGAGGAACCCCCAGTACTGGATGATCAAGAGGACGGATCTGGAGTATTTCCCCCGTGGGTGCAGCCCCTGGGACAGGTTCATTGTGGGTCGGTATCTCTCCTCCAACGTGCTCAATGAGACCCTCCACAAGCTGCTGGTGGCCTCCATCAACTGGCCTGCTATAGGCAGCTTGCTGGGGAGCATCATCCACCCGGTTGTGGCATCCCAGGAGCTGAAGGTGGAAGTCAAACATGAGCAGGTCGAGCTGAGCATCACCCTCTACCCAGTGGTGGAAATGGAGGGCAAGGTTCTTCTGGCTGCTCCTCCTCAAGGATTGGTGGAGAACCTCTGGCTTGAGAGCTTTTACAAGGCAGAGGTGTCGAAGGTGAAGGAGCTggatgctggtgatgctggGGCTCGGCAGCACTGCCTCCGCATCCTCAACGGCATCTGCAAGAGCCATCCCAGCCTGCACAAACTGAGTGGCAGCCCCATGACCCACATCGTCCTTCACCTCAGTGCCACCAGTTCAGACTGGGCAGAAGAGAGCCTTGCTGAGAGGTTccaggaggtgctggaggagctggtaGCTTACCTGGAGCAAGGGGTCCTGCCTTCCTATTTCAACCCCAAAATCAACCTCTTCTGCGAGCTGTTGGAAGAGGAGATCGATGAGATGGGCTTCATGCTCTACAGAGCCATAGCTGAgccggagctgctgctgaaggagcaATGA